A stretch of the Polynucleobacter tropicus genome encodes the following:
- the rpsH gene encoding 30S ribosomal protein S8 encodes MSISDPIADMLTRIRNAQAVQKPLVTMPSSKVKVAIAKVLQDEGYIESFEIKGEAAKPVLHIDLKYYAGRPVIERIDRVSTPSLRIYKGRHDIPEVMNGLGIAIISTPQGVMTDRKARATGVGGEVICYVA; translated from the coding sequence ATGAGTATCAGCGATCCAATCGCCGACATGTTGACCCGGATCCGCAATGCGCAAGCAGTGCAGAAGCCTTTGGTCACAATGCCGTCGTCAAAAGTTAAAGTAGCCATCGCAAAAGTTTTGCAGGACGAGGGCTATATCGAAAGTTTTGAAATCAAAGGTGAGGCAGCTAAGCCAGTGCTCCACATTGATCTCAAATACTATGCAGGCCGTCCAGTTATCGAGCGTATCGACCGTGTTTCAACACCAAGTCTGCGTATCTATAAAGGCCGTCATGACATTCCAGAAGTAATGAATGGCTTGGGCATTGCAATTATTTCAACCCCTCAAGGCGTAATGACAGACCGTAAAGCACGTGCAACAGGCGTGGGCGGCGAAGTTATTTGCTACGTAGCCTAA
- the rplF gene encoding 50S ribosomal protein L6, translated as MSRVGKSPITVPKGAEISINGANITVKGPLGTLTHNLHPSVGLKQEDGVLTVVLNNDSPEAGAQSGTARALVNNMVVGVTTGFERKLSLVGVGYRAQAQGETLKLQLGFSHDIIYNLPKGVKAETPSQTEIIIKGSNKQQVGQVAAEVRAYRSPEPYKGKGVRYVDEVVHLKETKKK; from the coding sequence ATGTCCCGCGTAGGTAAATCACCAATTACAGTTCCAAAGGGCGCTGAAATCAGCATCAATGGTGCAAACATTACTGTTAAAGGCCCATTGGGTACATTGACACATAACTTGCATCCTTCTGTTGGTTTGAAACAAGAAGATGGCGTACTGACAGTTGTTTTGAATAACGACTCACCAGAAGCTGGCGCTCAGTCAGGTACAGCACGCGCGTTGGTTAATAACATGGTTGTTGGCGTAACTACTGGCTTTGAGCGCAAGCTTAGCTTGGTAGGCGTTGGTTACCGTGCTCAAGCTCAAGGCGAAACATTGAAGTTGCAGTTGGGTTTTTCTCACGACATTATTTACAACCTGCCAAAGGGTGTGAAGGCTGAGACTCCATCGCAAACCGAAATCATTATCAAAGGCTCCAACAAGCAACAAGTTGGCCAGGTCGCAGCAGAAGTTCGCGCATATCGTTCACCAGAGCCATACAAAGGCAAGGGTGTTCGCTACGTGGATGAGGTTGTGCATCTGAAAGAAACTAAGAAGAAGTAA
- the rplR gene encoding 50S ribosomal protein L18: MNKDESRQRRARQTRIRIAEAQANRLTVIRSNSHISAQVYSPCGTKVVAAASTMEKDLRQAIKNGGNADAAKQIGKLVAERAVKAGVVDVAFDRSGHRYHGRIKALAEAAREAGLKF, from the coding sequence ATGAATAAAGACGAATCTAGACAAAGACGCGCTCGGCAGACTCGTATTCGCATTGCCGAAGCTCAGGCAAATCGCTTAACAGTTATCCGTAGCAATTCGCATATTTCTGCACAGGTTTATAGCCCATGCGGAACCAAAGTTGTTGCAGCCGCTTCAACAATGGAAAAAGATTTGCGCCAAGCAATCAAAAACGGCGGTAACGCTGATGCGGCTAAACAAATCGGCAAGTTAGTTGCTGAGCGTGCCGTTAAGGCAGGCGTTGTGGATGTTGCTTTTGATCGCTCTGGTCACCGTTACCACGGCCGTATTAAGGCCTTAGCTGAAGCTGCGCGTGAAGCCGGCTTGAAGTTCTAA
- the rpsE gene encoding 30S ribosomal protein S5, translating to MAKMQAKMQNEERDDGLREKMIAVNRVTKVVKGGRILGFAALTVVGDGDGRIGMGKGKSKEVPVAVQKAMDEARRKMIKVPLRKGTLQHSVIGQHGASRVLISPAKDGTGVIAGGPMRAIFDVMGVTNVVAKSLGSTNPYNMVRATIDGLSKMSTPAEIAAKRGKSVEEILG from the coding sequence ATGGCAAAAATGCAAGCTAAGATGCAAAACGAAGAGCGTGATGATGGTCTTCGCGAGAAGATGATCGCTGTTAATCGTGTAACTAAAGTGGTTAAGGGTGGTCGTATTCTCGGCTTCGCTGCACTCACAGTAGTTGGCGATGGCGATGGTCGTATCGGTATGGGTAAAGGCAAATCAAAAGAAGTTCCAGTTGCTGTTCAAAAGGCAATGGACGAAGCTCGTCGCAAGATGATCAAGGTGCCTTTGCGTAAAGGTACATTGCAGCATTCAGTGATTGGTCAACATGGCGCGTCACGCGTTTTGATCTCTCCAGCTAAAGACGGTACTGGCGTTATTGCTGGTGGCCCAATGCGCGCTATTTTTGATGTGATGGGTGTAACAAACGTTGTAGCAAAGTCTCTTGGCTCAACAAACCCTTACAACATGGTTCGCGCAACGATTGATGGTTTAAGCAAGATGAGTACTCCTGCTGAGATTGCTGCTAAGCGCGGTAAGTCAGTTGAAGAGATTCTCGGCTAA
- the rpmD gene encoding 50S ribosomal protein L30: protein MTKSNSKVKLQLVRSLIGTRESHRATVRGLGLGRINSVSELEDTPAVRGMINKVSYLVKVIG, encoded by the coding sequence ATGACAAAATCAAACTCCAAAGTCAAACTGCAATTAGTACGCAGCTTGATCGGTACACGCGAAAGCCACCGTGCAACTGTACGCGGTTTAGGTCTTGGTCGTATCAACTCAGTTTCTGAGTTAGAAGACACTCCAGCTGTTCGCGGCATGATTAATAAAGTTTCTTATCTAGTGAAAGTCATTGGCTAA
- the rplO gene encoding 50S ribosomal protein L15, with amino-acid sequence MQLNTLKPAEGSKKARRRVGRGIGSGLGKTAGRGHKGQKSRSGGFHKVGFEGGQMPMYRRLPKRGFVSLTRRHVGQITLNDLAKINLPEVDLLVLKAHGFAGEQINAVKVIKTGELKIAVTLKGITATAGAKAAIEAAGGKLVELA; translated from the coding sequence ATGCAACTCAATACACTCAAACCCGCAGAAGGCTCTAAGAAGGCACGTCGTCGCGTAGGTCGCGGCATTGGCTCTGGTCTTGGTAAAACTGCTGGCCGTGGTCACAAAGGTCAAAAATCCCGTTCTGGTGGTTTCCACAAAGTTGGATTCGAAGGCGGTCAGATGCCTATGTATCGTCGTTTGCCAAAACGCGGCTTCGTATCTTTGACACGTCGTCATGTTGGTCAAATCACATTGAATGACTTGGCAAAAATCAATTTGCCTGAAGTAGACCTCTTGGTTTTGAAAGCCCATGGTTTTGCTGGTGAGCAAATCAATGCGGTAAAAGTTATTAAAACTGGCGAACTCAAGATTGCCGTAACCCTCAAGGGCATTACAGCAACTGCTGGTGCTAAAGCAGCTATCGAAGCGGCTGGTGGCAAATTAGTAGAGTTGGCTTAA
- the secY gene encoding preprotein translocase subunit SecY codes for MALAPTNSASTATAGGKFGDLRRRLVFLVLALLVYRLGAHIPVPGIDPDQLAQLFAGQKDGILGMFNLFSGGALSRFTVFALGIMPYISASIIMQLMTIVLPSLEALKKEGQAGQRKITQYTRYGTVFLATFQALGISVALQAQPGLVINPGLMFELNTVVTLVTGTMFLMWLGEQITERGLGNGISIIIFGGIVSGLPNALASLLELVRTGSMNIISALLIVVIVIAVTYFVVFVERGQRRILVNYAKRQVGNKIYGGQSSYFPLKLNMAGVIPPIFASSIILFPATIAGWFTSGEPTNMFSRIIKDLAATLAPGQPVYTILYAAAIIFFCFFYTALVFNSRETAENLKKSGAFVPGIRPGDQTARYIDKILVRLTLAGAIYMVLVCLLPEFLVLKYNVPFYFGGTSLLIIVVVAMDFMAQVQSFVMQQQYGSLMKKANFKMGA; via the coding sequence ATGGCATTAGCACCTACCAATAGCGCAAGCACTGCTACAGCAGGAGGCAAGTTTGGCGACTTACGTCGTCGCTTGGTTTTCCTGGTGTTGGCTTTACTCGTCTATCGTTTGGGTGCACATATTCCAGTTCCTGGTATTGATCCAGACCAATTGGCACAGTTATTTGCTGGTCAAAAAGATGGCATCTTGGGAATGTTTAATTTGTTCTCTGGCGGTGCTTTATCTCGCTTCACTGTTTTTGCCTTGGGAATCATGCCTTATATTTCTGCATCGATCATCATGCAGTTAATGACCATCGTTCTCCCTTCATTGGAAGCATTGAAAAAAGAAGGTCAGGCTGGTCAGCGTAAGATTACTCAGTACACCCGTTACGGCACTGTGTTCTTGGCAACATTCCAGGCATTAGGAATTTCTGTTGCATTACAAGCTCAGCCAGGTTTGGTTATCAACCCAGGTTTGATGTTTGAATTAAATACAGTTGTTACCTTGGTTACTGGCACGATGTTCTTGATGTGGCTCGGTGAGCAGATTACTGAGCGCGGCTTAGGCAACGGTATCTCCATCATTATTTTTGGCGGTATTGTTTCTGGCTTGCCAAATGCATTGGCTAGCTTATTAGAGCTAGTTCGTACCGGTTCAATGAATATTATTTCTGCTCTCTTGATCGTAGTGATCGTTATAGCGGTGACTTATTTTGTAGTGTTTGTAGAGCGTGGCCAGCGCCGTATTTTGGTGAACTACGCAAAGCGTCAAGTTGGTAATAAGATTTATGGCGGCCAATCTTCATACTTCCCGTTGAAGTTGAATATGGCAGGCGTCATCCCTCCAATTTTTGCTTCCTCCATTATTTTGTTCCCTGCAACGATTGCTGGCTGGTTTACATCAGGTGAGCCAACCAATATGTTCAGCAGAATCATTAAGGACTTGGCTGCAACATTGGCTCCAGGTCAACCCGTGTACACCATTTTGTATGCGGCAGCGATTATTTTCTTCTGTTTCTTCTATACCGCTTTGGTATTTAACAGCCGTGAAACTGCTGAGAATTTGAAGAAGAGCGGTGCGTTTGTTCCTGGCATTCGTCCTGGTGACCAAACAGCGCGATATATCGACAAGATTTTGGTGCGCCTGACTTTGGCTGGCGCAATTTATATGGTTCTGGTTTGCTTGTTGCCGGAATTCTTGGTGTTGAAGTACAACGTGCCGTTCTATTTCGGCGGTACTTCATTGTTGATTATTGTGGTTGTTGCAATGGATTTCATGGCTCAAGTTCAGTCATTTGTCATGCAGCAGCAATATGGCTCTTTGATGAAAAAAGCCAACTTTAAGATGGGCGCTTAA
- the infA gene encoding translation initiation factor IF-1 has product MSKDDVIQMAGEVVENLPNAMFRVKLENGHVVLGHISGKMRMHYIRILPGDKVTVEMTPYDLTRARIIFRAK; this is encoded by the coding sequence ATGTCTAAAGACGATGTAATTCAGATGGCGGGAGAAGTTGTAGAGAATTTGCCGAATGCGATGTTTCGCGTAAAGCTAGAAAACGGACATGTGGTTTTAGGGCACATTTCTGGAAAGATGCGGATGCACTATATCCGTATTCTGCCTGGAGATAAGGTGACGGTGGAGATGACTCCTTACGACCTGACGCGCGCCAGAATCATTTTCCGTGCGAAGTAA
- the rpmJ gene encoding 50S ribosomal protein L36, giving the protein MKVLASVKCICRNCKIIKRKRVVRVICSSDARHKQRQG; this is encoded by the coding sequence ATGAAAGTTTTAGCATCCGTTAAGTGTATTTGCAGAAATTGCAAGATCATTAAGCGCAAACGCGTTGTACGTGTCATCTGTTCATCAGATGCGCGTCATAAGCAACGTCAAGGCTAA
- the rpsM gene encoding 30S ribosomal protein S13 translates to MARIAGVNIPNHQHTVIGLTAIFGIGTTRAHQICKTTGVAIDKKVKDLTDADLEKLRDEVGKFITEGDLRREVTMSIKRLMDLGCYRGVRHRKGLPVRGQRTKTNARTRKGPRKSGIALKK, encoded by the coding sequence ATGGCACGTATCGCTGGGGTAAACATCCCAAATCATCAACATACTGTTATCGGCTTAACAGCAATTTTTGGAATTGGCACAACTCGTGCACACCAAATTTGCAAAACCACAGGTGTTGCAATTGACAAAAAAGTTAAAGATCTTACTGACGCTGACTTGGAAAAGTTGCGTGATGAAGTAGGTAAGTTCATCACCGAGGGTGACCTTCGTCGTGAAGTAACAATGAGCATCAAGCGTTTGATGGACTTGGGTTGCTACCGTGGCGTTCGTCATCGTAAGGGCTTGCCTGTACGTGGTCAACGTACTAAGACAAATGCGCGTACTCGTAAGGGTCCACGTAAGTCTGGCATCGCACTGAAGAAATAA
- the rpsK gene encoding 30S ribosomal protein S11, which yields MAQQKSASAAAQRARKKVKKNVADGIAHVHASFNNTIITITDRQGNALSWATSGGQGFKGSRKSTPFAAQVAAEVAGKVAIECGIKNLEVQIKGPGPGRESAVRALNSLGIKITEIQDVTPVPHNGCRPPKRRRI from the coding sequence ATGGCACAACAAAAATCCGCTTCCGCCGCTGCACAGCGCGCTCGTAAGAAGGTTAAAAAGAACGTTGCTGACGGTATTGCGCACGTTCACGCTTCTTTCAACAACACCATTATTACGATCACTGATCGTCAAGGAAATGCGCTTTCATGGGCAACTTCTGGCGGCCAGGGCTTCAAAGGCTCACGTAAATCAACACCTTTTGCTGCTCAGGTAGCTGCGGAAGTTGCTGGAAAAGTAGCAATTGAATGCGGTATCAAGAACTTGGAAGTTCAGATCAAGGGTCCAGGCCCAGGTCGTGAATCAGCAGTTCGTGCTTTGAACTCATTGGGCATCAAGATCACTGAGATTCAAGACGTAACCCCAGTTCCACACAACGGTTGCCGTCCTCCTAAGCGTCGTCGTATCTAA
- the rpsD gene encoding 30S ribosomal protein S4, whose product MARYLGPKAKLARREGTDLFLKSARRALSDKCKLDTKPGQHGRTSGSRTSDYGNQLREKQKVKRIYGVLERQFRRYFAEAERRKGNTGETLLQLLESRLDNVVYRMGFGSTRAEARQLVSHGAIMLNGSAVNIPSIQVKPGDVVAIREKAKKQARITESLNLVQQMSAVTWVSVDAAKLEGTFKQVPDREDISGEINESLIVELYSR is encoded by the coding sequence GTGGCACGTTACTTAGGGCCTAAGGCCAAATTAGCACGTCGGGAAGGTACCGACTTATTTTTAAAGAGCGCACGTCGCGCCCTGTCAGACAAGTGCAAGTTAGATACTAAGCCTGGTCAACATGGTCGTACATCTGGCTCAAGAACATCTGATTACGGAAACCAATTGCGTGAAAAACAAAAGGTTAAGCGTATCTATGGCGTATTAGAGCGTCAATTCCGTCGTTACTTCGCAGAAGCTGAGCGTCGTAAGGGCAACACTGGTGAAACATTGCTCCAGTTGTTAGAGTCACGTCTCGATAACGTGGTCTATCGCATGGGCTTTGGTTCAACACGCGCAGAAGCACGTCAGTTGGTTTCTCACGGCGCCATTATGTTGAATGGTAGCGCGGTGAACATTCCATCGATTCAGGTTAAACCTGGCGATGTTGTTGCAATTCGTGAAAAAGCGAAGAAGCAAGCCCGTATTACAGAATCACTCAATTTGGTTCAGCAAATGTCTGCAGTTACCTGGGTTTCAGTTGACGCAGCCAAGCTGGAGGGAACATTTAAGCAAGTGCCTGACCGCGAAGATATCAGCGGTGAAATTAATGAAAGTTTGATCGTCGAATTGTATTCACGTTAA
- a CDS encoding DNA-directed RNA polymerase subunit alpha codes for MQTNLLKPKIISVEALTANQAKVVMEPFERGYGHTLGNALRRVLLSSMVGYAPTEVAIAGVVHEYSTLDGVQEDVVNLLLNLKGIVFKLQSRDEVTINLRKEGPGVVTAKDIDLPHDVEIINPDHVIAHLSAGGKLDMQIKVEKGRGYVPGNVRQYNDETSKIIGRIVLDASFSPVSRVSYAVESARVEQRTDLDRLVMTIETNGVLSPEEAIRQAASILVDQLVVFAALESSEVSGDLAPSRSSMVDPMLMRPVDDLELTVRSANCLKAENIYYIGDLIQRTENELLKTPNLGRKSLNEIKDVLAARGLSLGMKLESWPPANLEK; via the coding sequence ATGCAAACAAATTTGCTCAAGCCAAAAATTATTTCTGTTGAAGCGCTTACCGCCAACCAGGCTAAGGTTGTTATGGAGCCGTTTGAGCGTGGCTATGGCCACACACTCGGCAATGCACTACGTCGCGTACTCTTGTCCTCGATGGTTGGTTATGCTCCAACTGAAGTAGCTATTGCAGGTGTAGTACATGAATATTCCACTTTGGATGGCGTGCAAGAAGACGTTGTAAACCTCTTGCTCAACCTCAAAGGCATCGTATTTAAGTTGCAATCACGTGACGAAGTCACAATCAATTTGCGTAAAGAAGGTCCTGGCGTCGTTACTGCTAAAGATATTGATTTGCCACATGATGTAGAAATTATTAATCCTGATCACGTGATCGCTCACTTGTCTGCTGGTGGCAAGTTAGATATGCAGATCAAGGTTGAAAAAGGTCGCGGCTATGTTCCTGGTAATGTTCGTCAGTACAACGACGAAACTTCTAAGATTATTGGCCGCATCGTTTTAGATGCATCATTTAGCCCAGTTAGCCGTGTTAGCTACGCTGTTGAATCTGCTCGTGTTGAGCAACGTACCGACCTCGATCGACTCGTAATGACTATTGAAACCAATGGTGTGCTGTCTCCTGAAGAAGCAATTCGTCAAGCTGCTAGCATCTTGGTTGATCAATTGGTTGTATTCGCAGCTCTTGAGAGTAGCGAAGTTTCTGGCGATCTCGCACCAAGCCGCTCTTCAATGGTTGATCCAATGTTGATGCGTCCAGTGGATGATCTTGAGCTCACAGTTCGCTCTGCAAACTGCTTGAAGGCTGAGAACATTTACTACATCGGTGATTTGATCCAACGTACAGAGAATGAATTGTTGAAGACGCCTAATTTGGGCCGTAAGTCCTTGAATGAAATCAAAGACGTATTGGCTGCTCGTGGCTTAAGTCTCGGCATGAAACTCGAAAGTTGGCCTCCAGCTAACCTCGAGAAATAA
- the rplQ gene encoding 50S ribosomal protein L17, producing the protein MRHGNGLRKLNRTSSHRLAMLRNMSNSLLEHEVIKTTLPKAKELRMVVEPLITLGKKDNLANRRLAFNRTRDRDIVTKLFTELGPRYATRPGGYLRILKFGFRHGDNAPMALVELVDRPEVEETSAVAEEA; encoded by the coding sequence ATGCGTCACGGAAACGGCTTACGCAAACTAAACAGAACATCTTCACATCGCTTGGCGATGCTACGCAATATGTCCAATTCTCTTTTGGAGCATGAAGTGATTAAAACCACTTTGCCAAAAGCAAAAGAATTGCGCATGGTTGTTGAGCCTTTGATTACCTTGGGTAAAAAAGACAACTTAGCAAACCGTCGCTTGGCATTTAATCGCACTCGTGATCGCGATATCGTGACTAAGCTCTTCACAGAACTTGGCCCACGTTATGCAACGCGTCCAGGTGGCTACCTTCGTATATTGAAGTTTGGCTTCCGTCATGGCGACAATGCTCCAATGGCATTAGTTGAGTTGGTTGATCGCCCAGAAGTTGAAGAAACATCAGCTGTAGCAGAAGAGGCTTAA
- the cutA gene encoding divalent-cation tolerance protein CutA, translating to MPQNLSEKVLAKPSQLLVVVTSLPSQEAAQSLARMLVEEKIAACVQLSSGVQSIYRWEGKVCEESEVLLSAKTTTNQWPTISSVIQKNHPYDLPEILAFTPEQYSEQYGAWVSSEVNS from the coding sequence ATGCCACAAAACCTCTCCGAAAAGGTCTTAGCGAAGCCCAGCCAGCTATTGGTGGTGGTTACCAGCCTTCCTAGTCAGGAGGCTGCCCAGAGCCTTGCACGTATGCTCGTGGAGGAAAAGATCGCGGCTTGTGTCCAACTCAGCAGTGGGGTCCAATCGATTTATCGCTGGGAGGGCAAGGTTTGCGAAGAATCAGAAGTGTTGCTCTCAGCCAAAACAACTACAAATCAATGGCCAACAATCTCTAGTGTTATTCAGAAAAATCATCCCTATGATTTGCCTGAGATTTTGGCGTTTACTCCCGAACAATATTCAGAGCAATATGGCGCATGGGTAAGTTCAGAGGTAAATTCGTAG
- the dsbD gene encoding protein-disulfide reductase DsbD, protein MKLHSFITRVLALFILVSTQLFAASDFLPPEKAFRVEATWLENSNQIEIEFLPAKGYYIYQESLQFQIGQQAAKLSNIRPSLPSGVEKFDETFGKKLQVYKEPFLVFVDAKVNPSKPIHLEVTLQGCAEAGICYPPMTLKLLLSGPGVKVSPIPDGLVASSESKAQDPQSTEFGLSDLWRERDDVSAIGRFLENASTHYLFLAFFVLGLALAFTPCVLPMLPILSSVIFGVQDGKAISKGRACVLALAYVFGMALIYALAGVLMAALGGSVQRVLQSPIALIAFTVLLLALSGSLFGLYDLRLPQAWHQHIDRLAGRQKGGSVFGAFALGGISTLVASPCITAPLAGVLAFIAQTGSMSLGASLLFVMALGMGLPLFFIAIEARILIPSTGIWMVWLQRTLGVLLVATAAWIASPLFEKNQTNNLIQMSNGQSIRQAGDLSFVVIHSPAELDAQLVKAKQENKFVMLDFYADWCISCKEMEVNTFANPEVSKQLKRLVLVQADVTANSPENQVLIKKFGLYGPPGILFFNQNSEEQKDLRVVGYMSPERFTERLKQVSKTQ, encoded by the coding sequence ATGAAATTACATTCATTCATTACGAGAGTTCTCGCACTCTTCATTCTGGTATCAACCCAGCTATTCGCAGCGTCAGATTTTCTGCCCCCCGAAAAAGCGTTTCGGGTAGAGGCAACTTGGCTGGAAAATTCCAATCAAATCGAAATCGAATTTTTGCCTGCTAAAGGCTATTATATCTATCAAGAATCTCTTCAATTTCAGATAGGACAACAGGCAGCAAAGCTAAGTAATATAAGGCCTTCACTGCCATCTGGTGTTGAAAAGTTTGATGAGACATTTGGAAAAAAACTGCAAGTTTACAAAGAGCCTTTCTTGGTATTTGTGGATGCAAAAGTAAATCCAAGCAAACCAATACATTTGGAAGTAACGCTACAGGGTTGTGCTGAGGCTGGGATTTGTTATCCACCAATGACCCTGAAATTATTGCTCTCAGGTCCCGGGGTTAAGGTGTCGCCAATTCCGGATGGGCTTGTAGCATCGTCCGAGTCAAAAGCACAAGATCCTCAATCAACAGAATTTGGTTTGAGTGATCTATGGCGCGAACGCGATGATGTTAGTGCAATTGGACGTTTTCTAGAAAACGCCTCAACCCATTATTTATTTTTAGCATTCTTTGTTTTGGGTCTTGCCTTGGCCTTCACGCCCTGCGTATTGCCAATGCTACCAATTCTGTCGAGCGTTATATTTGGTGTGCAAGATGGCAAAGCTATATCTAAGGGGCGCGCTTGCGTTTTAGCGCTTGCCTATGTCTTCGGTATGGCCTTGATATATGCTTTGGCGGGGGTGCTGATGGCGGCTCTTGGCGGGAGCGTTCAGCGTGTTCTGCAAAGCCCTATTGCCCTAATCGCTTTCACAGTCCTGCTTTTGGCCCTATCTGGCAGCCTATTTGGTCTTTATGATCTGCGTCTACCCCAGGCCTGGCATCAGCACATTGATCGCCTGGCAGGGCGCCAAAAGGGGGGTAGCGTCTTTGGTGCTTTTGCTTTGGGAGGTATTTCTACCCTAGTTGCGAGCCCCTGTATTACAGCTCCTTTAGCAGGTGTTTTGGCCTTCATTGCGCAAACTGGTTCAATGAGCCTGGGTGCAAGCTTGCTCTTTGTTATGGCTCTGGGTATGGGCTTACCATTATTTTTCATTGCGATTGAAGCGCGCATATTAATTCCTTCAACTGGTATATGGATGGTGTGGTTGCAGCGCACCCTTGGCGTTTTATTGGTTGCAACCGCAGCTTGGATTGCTTCCCCGCTCTTTGAAAAAAATCAAACCAATAACTTGATTCAAATGAGTAATGGTCAAAGCATTCGTCAGGCGGGGGATTTATCTTTTGTCGTTATTCATTCACCAGCAGAGTTGGATGCGCAGTTAGTAAAAGCCAAGCAAGAAAACAAATTTGTCATGCTCGATTTTTATGCTGACTGGTGTATTAGTTGCAAAGAAATGGAAGTGAATACCTTTGCGAATCCTGAGGTCAGCAAGCAATTAAAACGACTGGTTTTAGTGCAGGCCGATGTGACTGCAAATAGCCCTGAGAACCAGGTATTAATTAAGAAATTTGGTTTATATGGACCCCCCGGAATTTTGTTTTTCAATCAAAATTCTGAAGAACAAAAAGACCTAAGAGTGGTTGGCTATATGTCGCCAGAGCGTTTTACAGAGCGTTTAAAGCAAGTGAGTAAAACGCAGTAA